The Synechococcus sp. CC9605 sequence CCCTCGGTTGCGAGGTGACGATGATCGAGGCCATGGGCAAGGTGATGCCCACCTTTGATCCAGACATCGCCAAGATCGCTGGGCGTCATTTGATTGATGGTCGCGATATCGATGCGCGTTCCGGTCTGCTGGCCCGCAAGGTCACCCCGGGCTGTCCGGTGCAGATCGAACTGGCTGATTTCAACAGTCGTGAACTGGTTGAGAGCCTTGAGGTGGATGCCGTTCTGGTGGCCACAGGACGTGTTCCCAGCAGCAAGGGTCTCAACCTGGAGTCGCTGAACGTGGAGACGAACCGTGGCTTCGTCCCGATCGACGACGCCATGCGCGTTCTGGTCAACGACCAGCCTGTTCCTCATCTCTGGGCCGTCGGCGATGTGACCGGCAAGCTGATGCTGGCCCACACGGCTGCTGCCCAAGGCACCGTTGCGGTGGACAACATCCTTGGCCATGCGCGCGAGATCGATTACCGCAGCATTCCGGCAGCCACCTTCACCCATCCCGAGATCAGCTCGGTCGGTCTGACCGAGGCGGATGCCAAAGCTTTGGCAGAGAAGGATGGCTTCCAGCTCGGTTCCGTTCGCAGCTACTTCAAGGCCAATTCGAAAGCTTTGGCTGAACTGGATAGCGATGGCCTCATGAAGCTGCTGTTCAATAAAACCAGTGGTGAAGTGCTTGGCGCCCACATCTATGGGCTTCACGCCGCCGACCTGATCCAGGAGGTGGCCAATGCCGTTGCCAGGCGCCAGAGCGTGCGTCAGCTCGCCACCGAAGTGCACACCCACCCAACCCTCA is a genomic window containing:
- the lpdA gene encoding dihydrolipoyl dehydrogenase, whose amino-acid sequence is MSDASFDFDVIVIGAGYGGFDAAKHAAEHGLKAAIVESRDMGGTCVNRGCVPSKALLAASGKVRELADDKHLSSFGIHAAPVRFERQKIADHANQLVQTIRTNLTKTLERAGVTILRGHGRLEGSQKVGLREPSGVDRVLTAKDVIIATGSDPFVPPGIETDGRTVFTSDEAINLEWLPRWIAIIGSGYIGLEFADVYTALGCEVTMIEAMGKVMPTFDPDIAKIAGRHLIDGRDIDARSGLLARKVTPGCPVQIELADFNSRELVESLEVDAVLVATGRVPSSKGLNLESLNVETNRGFVPIDDAMRVLVNDQPVPHLWAVGDVTGKLMLAHTAAAQGTVAVDNILGHAREIDYRSIPAATFTHPEISSVGLTEADAKALAEKDGFQLGSVRSYFKANSKALAELDSDGLMKLLFNKTSGEVLGAHIYGLHAADLIQEVANAVARRQSVRQLATEVHTHPTLSEVVEVAYKQASAQVAA